One Micropterus dolomieu isolate WLL.071019.BEF.003 ecotype Adirondacks linkage group LG23, ASM2129224v1, whole genome shotgun sequence DNA window includes the following coding sequences:
- the LOC123962755 gene encoding leucine-rich repeat and WD repeat-containing protein 1-like isoform X1: MAKEYLFSLTEPKQEPESKEFTNTTENCDVSRTTQTNRMTGQPPSSPTRGQVMAETTRRGSKMQQTKDEAQIKLKEDSKATELQRDAETLATIKSCSKTHQPVHLKPLHVLQCHSKQDSSEDFSTQLWACAFPSLPDSTDTVQNI, encoded by the exons ATGGCTAAGGAGTACTTGTTCTCGTTGACAGAACCAAAGCAAGAACCAGAGAGCAAGGAATTTACTAACACTACAGAGAACTGT gATGTCTCCAGAACAACCCAAACCAACAGGATGACGGGTCAGCCTCCCTCTTCCCCCACCAGAGGACAGGTGATGGCAGAGACAACCAGGAGAGGTTCTAAAATGCAGCAAACCAAAGATGAAGCTCAGATTAAACTGAAGGAAGATTCTAAagccacagagctgcagagagatgCTGAGACGCTGGCCACAATAAAGAGCTGCAGCAAGACACAC CAGCCGGTGCATCTGAAGCCTCTCCACGTCCTCCAGTGCCACAGTAAACAGGACAGCTCAGAGGACTTCTCTACCCAGCTGTGGGCCTGTGCTTTCCCATCGCTGCCAGATTCCACTGATACTGttcaaaacatttag
- the LOC123962755 gene encoding leucine-rich repeat and WD repeat-containing protein 1-like isoform X2, producing the protein MAKEYLFSLTEPKQEPESKEFTNTTENCDVSRTTQTNRMTGQPPSSPTRGQVMAETTRRGSKMQQTKDEAQIKLKEDSKATELQRDAETLATIKSCSKTHPVHLKPLHVLQCHSKQDSSEDFSTQLWACAFPSLPDSTDTVQNI; encoded by the exons ATGGCTAAGGAGTACTTGTTCTCGTTGACAGAACCAAAGCAAGAACCAGAGAGCAAGGAATTTACTAACACTACAGAGAACTGT gATGTCTCCAGAACAACCCAAACCAACAGGATGACGGGTCAGCCTCCCTCTTCCCCCACCAGAGGACAGGTGATGGCAGAGACAACCAGGAGAGGTTCTAAAATGCAGCAAACCAAAGATGAAGCTCAGATTAAACTGAAGGAAGATTCTAAagccacagagctgcagagagatgCTGAGACGCTGGCCACAATAAAGAGCTGCAGCAAGACACAC CCGGTGCATCTGAAGCCTCTCCACGTCCTCCAGTGCCACAGTAAACAGGACAGCTCAGAGGACTTCTCTACCCAGCTGTGGGCCTGTGCTTTCCCATCGCTGCCAGATTCCACTGATACTGttcaaaacatttag
- the alkbh4 gene encoding alpha-ketoglutarate-dependent dioxygenase alkB homolog 4: protein MMAPDSGDGVTSCACKGIRRCLICEKLKGKGRLEANGAEIVHHFLYDPETRLAIRKDDKAVSFPFPGVFLWEDFISEEEEKKLTSTMDQDVWNESQSGRRKQDFGPKVNFKKRKVRIGGFSGLPALSQKLVLRMQQEPSLAGFQPVEQCNLDYHPERGSAIDPHLDDSWLWGERLVTINMLSNTTLTLSLEQGLPELGLAEEVHIAVHLPRRSLLVLHGEARHKWKHAIHREDVHERRVCSTYRELSAEFLTGGQQAELGAQLLNIALSFQGTPI, encoded by the exons ATGATGGCTCCTGACAGTGGTGACGGTGTTACCTCATGCGCTTGTAAAGGCATTCGCCGGTGTCTCATATGTGAAAAGTTAAAGGGAAAAGGACGATTGGAGGCGAATGGTGCAGAG attgtGCATCATTTCCTATACGATCCTGAGACGAGGCTTGCCATTCGCAAAGATGACAAGGCTGTGTCCTTCCCTTTTCCTGGTGTCTTCCTGTGGGAGGACTTCATatcagaagaggaggagaaaaagctGACATCCACAATGGACCAGGATGTGTGGAATGAGTCCCAGTCTGGTCGAAGGAAACAG GACTTTGGCCCAAAAGTTAACTTCAAGAAAAGGAAAGTGCGCATAGGTGGCTTCAGTGGACTCCCTGCTTTGAGCCAAAAGCTAGTTCTCCGAATGCAGCAAGAGCCAAGTCTAGCAGGCTTTCAACCAGTGGAGCAGTGCAATCTGGATTACCATCCTGAGCGAGGATCCGCCATCGATCCACACCTAGACGACTCCTGGCTGTGGGGGGAACGCCTGGTCACCATCAACATGTTATCAAACACTACACTCACTTTGTCCCTCGAACAGGGTCTACCGGAGTTGGGACTAGCAGAGGAAGTCCACATAGCTGTGCATCTTCCTCGCAGATCTTTATTGGTGTTACACGGTGAGGCACGGCATAAATGGAAACATGCCATTCATAGGGAGGATGTTCATGAGCGCAGAGTTTGCAGCACCTACAGAGAGCTGTCTGCAGAGTTCCTAACTGGAGGGCAGCAGGCAGAGCTGGGAGCTCAGCTGCTGAACATTGCTTTGAGCTTCCAAGGAACTCCAATATAG
- the LOC123962752 gene encoding E3 ubiquitin-protein ligase CBL-like isoform X2 — MAGNPRRGAGLIGLMKDAFQPSQQPPQPHQPAVVDKKMVEKCWKLMDKVVRLCQNPKVALKNSPPYILDLLPDTYQHLRTILSRYEGKIEILGENEYFRVVMENLTNKTKQTMSLFKEAKERMYEENSQPRRNLTKLSLIFSHMLAELKAIFPNGLFQGDNFRITKADAAEFWRRSFGDKTIVPWRTFRQALHEFHPISSGLEAMALKSTIDLTCNDYISVFEFDIFTRLFQPWSSLLRNWNSLAVTHPGYMAFLTYDEVKARLHRFIHKPGSYIFRLSCTRLGQWAIGYVTADGNILQTIPHNKPLFQALIDGYREGFYLFPDGRAQNPDLTGLCEPSPQDHIKVTQEQYELYCEMGSTFQLCKICAENDKDVKIEPCRHLMCTSCLTAWQESEGQGCPFCRCEIKGTEPIVVDPFHPKASGASFAGFQGSSRAEAACNDEEDDDRLEDQHLVMSRLACTKIERPPSPVSQLPPVPPRLDLLQQRPSSVHSAQSQGATAKIPATHRDKPLPLPPALRELPPPPPPERPSLVIQDSRLQRRPLPSTPDQSAWASNYMVPRPVTKALSGLSPTPQGNGTSGEGSKPQAATNAIYCLAARSLPGSVASAGEMPSSDGEENEYMSPTSLPAPGASWIITGSLVPPPPAQANHNNDISTEVVDSDFEDPQVYESMCDIQAQAGSSETTQTSDLDLPQHSVAVPQDKMEETSVEDVYIYDCPRPVVPLAPTRRAQSDISGPSAAFSALSMDGAVEASMFAAAVEPERPPKPLPRRANSDRRPRPANREFSAPLPDLPGPSSSPGPSSPPAPTPPPSAPPPAGPGSLALNGEIECLVSQGYSIQDIQKALMIAQNNLETAKNILREFVSIPSTAHIAT; from the exons ATGGCCGGAAATCCGAGGAGGGGCGCCGGTCTCATCGGCTTGATGAAGGACGCCTTTCAGCCCAGCCAGCAGCCTCCCCAGCCTCACCAACCTGCAGTGGTCGATAAGAAAATGGTGGAAAAATGTTGGAAACTCATGGACAAG GTGGTACGTTTGTGCCAGAACCCTAAGGTGGCACTGAAAAACAGCCCGCCCTACATCCTGGACCTGCTGCCGGATACCTACCAGCACCTCCGCACCATTCTGTCCCGATATGAGGGCAAAATAGAGATCCTTGGCGAGAATGAGTATTTTCGCGTGGTCATGGAGAACTTGACCAACAAGACTAAGCAGACCATGAGCCTTTTTAAGGAGGCCAAAGAGCGGATGTATGAGGAGAACTCCCAGCCCAG GCGAAACCTTACCAAACTGTCTCTGATCTTCAGTCACATGCTAGCAGAGCTAAAGGCCATCTTCCCCAATGGCTTATTTCAGGGCGACAACTTCAGGATCACCAAAGCCGATGCTGCCGAATTTTGGAGAAGGTCATTTGGGGACAA GACCATAGTGCCATGGAGGACATTTCGTCAGGCTCTCCACGAGTTTCACCCTATCAGCTCGGGCTTGGAGGCCATGGCTCTCAAGTCCACCATCGACCTTACCTGCAACGACTACATCTCTGTCTTTGAGTTTGACATCTTCACCAGGCTTTTCCAG ccaTGGTCGTCTCTTTTAAGGAACTGGAACAGTCTGGCAGTCACGCACCCTGGTTACATGGCCTTCTTAACCTATGATGAGGTCAAGGCTCGACTGCACAGGTTCATCCACAAACCTGGCAG CTACATCTTCAGGCTGAGCTGCACTCGGCTGGGCCAGTGGGCAATTGGCTACGTGACAGCTGATGGAAACATCCTGCAGACCATCCCCCATAACAAACCACTCTTCCAAGCCCTCATTGATGGATACAGAGAGGGATT CTATCTGTTCCCAGATGGTCGTGCACAGAACCCAGATCTAACAGGGCTGTGTGAACCTTCTCCACAGGACCACATCAAAGTTACTCAG GAGCAGTATGAGCTGTACTGTGAGATGGGCTCCACTTTCCAGCTCTGTAAGATCTGTGCAGAGAACGACAAGGATGTAAAGATCGAGCCCTGCAGACACCTGATGTGCACCTCCTGTCTGACTGCCTGGCAG GAGTCAGAGGGTCAAGGCTGCCCGTTTTGCCGCTGTGAGATTAAAGGCACAGAGCCCATTGTAGTGGACCCCTTTCACCCGAAGGCAAGTGGGGCTTCCTTTGCTGGTTTCCAGGGGTCCAGCAGAGCAGAAGCTGCCTGCAATGACGAGGAAGATGATGATCGCCTCGAGGACCAGCACCTTGTCATGAGCAGACTGGCCTGCACCAAG ATAGAGCGCCCACCGTCTCCAGTGTCTCAGCTGCCACCGGTGCCCCCCAGACTTGACCTCCTGCAGCAGCGACCCTCCAGTGTCCACAGTGCACAGAGTCAGGGGGCCACAGCCaag ATACCAGCCACTCACAGAGACAAGCCTCTACCTCTGCCTCCAGCCCTGAGAGAGctgccccctcctccccctccagaGCGCCCCTCCCTTGTTATCCAGGACTCCAGACTCCAGAGGAGACCCCTGCCCTCCACCCCAGACCAGTCTGCCTGGGCTTCCAACTACATGGTCCCACGTCCGGTAACCAAGGCCCTGTCAGGCCTGTCCCCCACACCTCAGGGCAACGGAACCAGTGGAGAGGGAAGCAAACCCCAGGCAGCTACTAACGCCATCTACTGCCTGGCTGCAAG ATCTCTGCCAGGGTCCGTGGCGTCGGCTGGGGAGATGCCATCGTCTGACGGTGAGGAGAATGAGTACATGAGTCCCACCTCTCTTCCAGCCCCTGGGGCCTCCTGGATCATAACAGGCTCCTTGGTGCCCCCACCGCCGGCCCAGGCAAATCACAACAATGACATCAG CACTGAGGTGGTTGACAGTGACTTTGAGGACCCCCAAGTCTACGAATCTATGTGTGACATCCAGGCCCAGGCTGGTTCCTCTGAGACAACACAGACCTCTGACCTGG ACCTCCCTCAACATTCAGTTGCGGTTCCCCAGGACAAGATGGAAGAAACCAGTGTGGAGGATGTTTACATATACGACTGTCCCAGACCGGTCGTCCCTCTCGCCCCCACCAGGAGAGCCCAGTCAGATATCAGCGGCCCCTCAGCTGCCTTCAGCGCACTCAGCATGGATGGTGCAGTAGAAGCCA GTATGTTTGCAGCAGCTGTCGAACCTGAACGTCCCCCGAAACCTCTCCCACGGCGAGCCAACTCAGACCGGCGGCCTCGCCCTGCAAACCGTGAATTTTCTGCTCCATTGCCAGACCTCCCTGGTCCGTCCTCCTCCCCTGGTCCCTCCTCCCCCCCTGCCcccacccctcctccttctgctcctcctcccgCAGGACCTGGGAGTCTGGCCCTAAACGGGGAGATCGAATGCCTGGTGTCCCAAGGCTACTCTATCCAGGACATCCAGAAAGCCCTGATGATCgcccagaacaacctggagacTGCCAAGAACATCCTACGCGAGTTTGTCTCTATCCCCTCCACGGCACATATCGCCACATAG
- the LOC123962752 gene encoding E3 ubiquitin-protein ligase CBL-like isoform X1, with amino-acid sequence MAGNPRRGAGLIGLMKDAFQPSQQPPQPHQPAVVDKKMVEKCWKLMDKVVRLCQNPKVALKNSPPYILDLLPDTYQHLRTILSRYEGKIEILGENEYFRVVMENLTNKTKQTMSLFKEAKERMYEENSQPRRNLTKLSLIFSHMLAELKAIFPNGLFQGDNFRITKADAAEFWRRSFGDKTIVPWRTFRQALHEFHPISSGLEAMALKSTIDLTCNDYISVFEFDIFTRLFQPWSSLLRNWNSLAVTHPGYMAFLTYDEVKARLHRFIHKPGSYIFRLSCTRLGQWAIGYVTADGNILQTIPHNKPLFQALIDGYREGFYLFPDGRAQNPDLTGLCEPSPQDHIKVTQEQYELYCEMGSTFQLCKICAENDKDVKIEPCRHLMCTSCLTAWQESEGQGCPFCRCEIKGTEPIVVDPFHPKASGASFAGFQGSSRAEAACNDEEDDDRLEDQHLVMSRLACTKVRIERPPSPVSQLPPVPPRLDLLQQRPSSVHSAQSQGATAKIPATHRDKPLPLPPALRELPPPPPPERPSLVIQDSRLQRRPLPSTPDQSAWASNYMVPRPVTKALSGLSPTPQGNGTSGEGSKPQAATNAIYCLAARSLPGSVASAGEMPSSDGEENEYMSPTSLPAPGASWIITGSLVPPPPAQANHNNDISTEVVDSDFEDPQVYESMCDIQAQAGSSETTQTSDLDLPQHSVAVPQDKMEETSVEDVYIYDCPRPVVPLAPTRRAQSDISGPSAAFSALSMDGAVEASMFAAAVEPERPPKPLPRRANSDRRPRPANREFSAPLPDLPGPSSSPGPSSPPAPTPPPSAPPPAGPGSLALNGEIECLVSQGYSIQDIQKALMIAQNNLETAKNILREFVSIPSTAHIAT; translated from the exons ATGGCCGGAAATCCGAGGAGGGGCGCCGGTCTCATCGGCTTGATGAAGGACGCCTTTCAGCCCAGCCAGCAGCCTCCCCAGCCTCACCAACCTGCAGTGGTCGATAAGAAAATGGTGGAAAAATGTTGGAAACTCATGGACAAG GTGGTACGTTTGTGCCAGAACCCTAAGGTGGCACTGAAAAACAGCCCGCCCTACATCCTGGACCTGCTGCCGGATACCTACCAGCACCTCCGCACCATTCTGTCCCGATATGAGGGCAAAATAGAGATCCTTGGCGAGAATGAGTATTTTCGCGTGGTCATGGAGAACTTGACCAACAAGACTAAGCAGACCATGAGCCTTTTTAAGGAGGCCAAAGAGCGGATGTATGAGGAGAACTCCCAGCCCAG GCGAAACCTTACCAAACTGTCTCTGATCTTCAGTCACATGCTAGCAGAGCTAAAGGCCATCTTCCCCAATGGCTTATTTCAGGGCGACAACTTCAGGATCACCAAAGCCGATGCTGCCGAATTTTGGAGAAGGTCATTTGGGGACAA GACCATAGTGCCATGGAGGACATTTCGTCAGGCTCTCCACGAGTTTCACCCTATCAGCTCGGGCTTGGAGGCCATGGCTCTCAAGTCCACCATCGACCTTACCTGCAACGACTACATCTCTGTCTTTGAGTTTGACATCTTCACCAGGCTTTTCCAG ccaTGGTCGTCTCTTTTAAGGAACTGGAACAGTCTGGCAGTCACGCACCCTGGTTACATGGCCTTCTTAACCTATGATGAGGTCAAGGCTCGACTGCACAGGTTCATCCACAAACCTGGCAG CTACATCTTCAGGCTGAGCTGCACTCGGCTGGGCCAGTGGGCAATTGGCTACGTGACAGCTGATGGAAACATCCTGCAGACCATCCCCCATAACAAACCACTCTTCCAAGCCCTCATTGATGGATACAGAGAGGGATT CTATCTGTTCCCAGATGGTCGTGCACAGAACCCAGATCTAACAGGGCTGTGTGAACCTTCTCCACAGGACCACATCAAAGTTACTCAG GAGCAGTATGAGCTGTACTGTGAGATGGGCTCCACTTTCCAGCTCTGTAAGATCTGTGCAGAGAACGACAAGGATGTAAAGATCGAGCCCTGCAGACACCTGATGTGCACCTCCTGTCTGACTGCCTGGCAG GAGTCAGAGGGTCAAGGCTGCCCGTTTTGCCGCTGTGAGATTAAAGGCACAGAGCCCATTGTAGTGGACCCCTTTCACCCGAAGGCAAGTGGGGCTTCCTTTGCTGGTTTCCAGGGGTCCAGCAGAGCAGAAGCTGCCTGCAATGACGAGGAAGATGATGATCGCCTCGAGGACCAGCACCTTGTCATGAGCAGACTGGCCTGCACCAAGGTAAGG ATAGAGCGCCCACCGTCTCCAGTGTCTCAGCTGCCACCGGTGCCCCCCAGACTTGACCTCCTGCAGCAGCGACCCTCCAGTGTCCACAGTGCACAGAGTCAGGGGGCCACAGCCaag ATACCAGCCACTCACAGAGACAAGCCTCTACCTCTGCCTCCAGCCCTGAGAGAGctgccccctcctccccctccagaGCGCCCCTCCCTTGTTATCCAGGACTCCAGACTCCAGAGGAGACCCCTGCCCTCCACCCCAGACCAGTCTGCCTGGGCTTCCAACTACATGGTCCCACGTCCGGTAACCAAGGCCCTGTCAGGCCTGTCCCCCACACCTCAGGGCAACGGAACCAGTGGAGAGGGAAGCAAACCCCAGGCAGCTACTAACGCCATCTACTGCCTGGCTGCAAG ATCTCTGCCAGGGTCCGTGGCGTCGGCTGGGGAGATGCCATCGTCTGACGGTGAGGAGAATGAGTACATGAGTCCCACCTCTCTTCCAGCCCCTGGGGCCTCCTGGATCATAACAGGCTCCTTGGTGCCCCCACCGCCGGCCCAGGCAAATCACAACAATGACATCAG CACTGAGGTGGTTGACAGTGACTTTGAGGACCCCCAAGTCTACGAATCTATGTGTGACATCCAGGCCCAGGCTGGTTCCTCTGAGACAACACAGACCTCTGACCTGG ACCTCCCTCAACATTCAGTTGCGGTTCCCCAGGACAAGATGGAAGAAACCAGTGTGGAGGATGTTTACATATACGACTGTCCCAGACCGGTCGTCCCTCTCGCCCCCACCAGGAGAGCCCAGTCAGATATCAGCGGCCCCTCAGCTGCCTTCAGCGCACTCAGCATGGATGGTGCAGTAGAAGCCA GTATGTTTGCAGCAGCTGTCGAACCTGAACGTCCCCCGAAACCTCTCCCACGGCGAGCCAACTCAGACCGGCGGCCTCGCCCTGCAAACCGTGAATTTTCTGCTCCATTGCCAGACCTCCCTGGTCCGTCCTCCTCCCCTGGTCCCTCCTCCCCCCCTGCCcccacccctcctccttctgctcctcctcccgCAGGACCTGGGAGTCTGGCCCTAAACGGGGAGATCGAATGCCTGGTGTCCCAAGGCTACTCTATCCAGGACATCCAGAAAGCCCTGATGATCgcccagaacaacctggagacTGCCAAGAACATCCTACGCGAGTTTGTCTCTATCCCCTCCACGGCACATATCGCCACATAG
- the LOC123962752 gene encoding E3 ubiquitin-protein ligase CBL-like isoform X3, with protein sequence MLAELKAIFPNGLFQGDNFRITKADAAEFWRRSFGDKTIVPWRTFRQALHEFHPISSGLEAMALKSTIDLTCNDYISVFEFDIFTRLFQPWSSLLRNWNSLAVTHPGYMAFLTYDEVKARLHRFIHKPGSYIFRLSCTRLGQWAIGYVTADGNILQTIPHNKPLFQALIDGYREGFYLFPDGRAQNPDLTGLCEPSPQDHIKVTQEQYELYCEMGSTFQLCKICAENDKDVKIEPCRHLMCTSCLTAWQESEGQGCPFCRCEIKGTEPIVVDPFHPKASGASFAGFQGSSRAEAACNDEEDDDRLEDQHLVMSRLACTKVRIERPPSPVSQLPPVPPRLDLLQQRPSSVHSAQSQGATAKIPATHRDKPLPLPPALRELPPPPPPERPSLVIQDSRLQRRPLPSTPDQSAWASNYMVPRPVTKALSGLSPTPQGNGTSGEGSKPQAATNAIYCLAARSLPGSVASAGEMPSSDGEENEYMSPTSLPAPGASWIITGSLVPPPPAQANHNNDISTEVVDSDFEDPQVYESMCDIQAQAGSSETTQTSDLDLPQHSVAVPQDKMEETSVEDVYIYDCPRPVVPLAPTRRAQSDISGPSAAFSALSMDGAVEASMFAAAVEPERPPKPLPRRANSDRRPRPANREFSAPLPDLPGPSSSPGPSSPPAPTPPPSAPPPAGPGSLALNGEIECLVSQGYSIQDIQKALMIAQNNLETAKNILREFVSIPSTAHIAT encoded by the exons ATGCTAGCAGAGCTAAAGGCCATCTTCCCCAATGGCTTATTTCAGGGCGACAACTTCAGGATCACCAAAGCCGATGCTGCCGAATTTTGGAGAAGGTCATTTGGGGACAA GACCATAGTGCCATGGAGGACATTTCGTCAGGCTCTCCACGAGTTTCACCCTATCAGCTCGGGCTTGGAGGCCATGGCTCTCAAGTCCACCATCGACCTTACCTGCAACGACTACATCTCTGTCTTTGAGTTTGACATCTTCACCAGGCTTTTCCAG ccaTGGTCGTCTCTTTTAAGGAACTGGAACAGTCTGGCAGTCACGCACCCTGGTTACATGGCCTTCTTAACCTATGATGAGGTCAAGGCTCGACTGCACAGGTTCATCCACAAACCTGGCAG CTACATCTTCAGGCTGAGCTGCACTCGGCTGGGCCAGTGGGCAATTGGCTACGTGACAGCTGATGGAAACATCCTGCAGACCATCCCCCATAACAAACCACTCTTCCAAGCCCTCATTGATGGATACAGAGAGGGATT CTATCTGTTCCCAGATGGTCGTGCACAGAACCCAGATCTAACAGGGCTGTGTGAACCTTCTCCACAGGACCACATCAAAGTTACTCAG GAGCAGTATGAGCTGTACTGTGAGATGGGCTCCACTTTCCAGCTCTGTAAGATCTGTGCAGAGAACGACAAGGATGTAAAGATCGAGCCCTGCAGACACCTGATGTGCACCTCCTGTCTGACTGCCTGGCAG GAGTCAGAGGGTCAAGGCTGCCCGTTTTGCCGCTGTGAGATTAAAGGCACAGAGCCCATTGTAGTGGACCCCTTTCACCCGAAGGCAAGTGGGGCTTCCTTTGCTGGTTTCCAGGGGTCCAGCAGAGCAGAAGCTGCCTGCAATGACGAGGAAGATGATGATCGCCTCGAGGACCAGCACCTTGTCATGAGCAGACTGGCCTGCACCAAGGTAAGG ATAGAGCGCCCACCGTCTCCAGTGTCTCAGCTGCCACCGGTGCCCCCCAGACTTGACCTCCTGCAGCAGCGACCCTCCAGTGTCCACAGTGCACAGAGTCAGGGGGCCACAGCCaag ATACCAGCCACTCACAGAGACAAGCCTCTACCTCTGCCTCCAGCCCTGAGAGAGctgccccctcctccccctccagaGCGCCCCTCCCTTGTTATCCAGGACTCCAGACTCCAGAGGAGACCCCTGCCCTCCACCCCAGACCAGTCTGCCTGGGCTTCCAACTACATGGTCCCACGTCCGGTAACCAAGGCCCTGTCAGGCCTGTCCCCCACACCTCAGGGCAACGGAACCAGTGGAGAGGGAAGCAAACCCCAGGCAGCTACTAACGCCATCTACTGCCTGGCTGCAAG ATCTCTGCCAGGGTCCGTGGCGTCGGCTGGGGAGATGCCATCGTCTGACGGTGAGGAGAATGAGTACATGAGTCCCACCTCTCTTCCAGCCCCTGGGGCCTCCTGGATCATAACAGGCTCCTTGGTGCCCCCACCGCCGGCCCAGGCAAATCACAACAATGACATCAG CACTGAGGTGGTTGACAGTGACTTTGAGGACCCCCAAGTCTACGAATCTATGTGTGACATCCAGGCCCAGGCTGGTTCCTCTGAGACAACACAGACCTCTGACCTGG ACCTCCCTCAACATTCAGTTGCGGTTCCCCAGGACAAGATGGAAGAAACCAGTGTGGAGGATGTTTACATATACGACTGTCCCAGACCGGTCGTCCCTCTCGCCCCCACCAGGAGAGCCCAGTCAGATATCAGCGGCCCCTCAGCTGCCTTCAGCGCACTCAGCATGGATGGTGCAGTAGAAGCCA GTATGTTTGCAGCAGCTGTCGAACCTGAACGTCCCCCGAAACCTCTCCCACGGCGAGCCAACTCAGACCGGCGGCCTCGCCCTGCAAACCGTGAATTTTCTGCTCCATTGCCAGACCTCCCTGGTCCGTCCTCCTCCCCTGGTCCCTCCTCCCCCCCTGCCcccacccctcctccttctgctcctcctcccgCAGGACCTGGGAGTCTGGCCCTAAACGGGGAGATCGAATGCCTGGTGTCCCAAGGCTACTCTATCCAGGACATCCAGAAAGCCCTGATGATCgcccagaacaacctggagacTGCCAAGAACATCCTACGCGAGTTTGTCTCTATCCCCTCCACGGCACATATCGCCACATAG